In Saccharicrinis fermentans DSM 9555 = JCM 21142, a genomic segment contains:
- a CDS encoding pimeloyl-ACP methyl esterase BioG family protein has product MTKKWRIRNKYENVILFFNGWGMDHSAVDHMQSDHYDLVEFNDYRTIDFNECEYSHYEKIYVVAWSLGVWVASFIFNRSSLAISKAVAINGTPHPINAKEGIRPSVFEGTLKGWNKSNRELFLMRTIGAKSKYEAHATIFGKRTIENQKEELASLYKQINVHKDFEFKFNTAIIGNDDAIFTAQNQVNYWQSKTYCKFMDLPHYPFLQLLSWDVILRL; this is encoded by the coding sequence ATGACTAAAAAATGGAGAATAAGAAATAAGTATGAAAATGTGATATTGTTTTTCAATGGATGGGGGATGGATCATTCAGCTGTTGATCATATGCAATCAGATCATTATGACCTTGTTGAATTTAATGATTACCGCACTATAGATTTTAATGAGTGTGAATATTCTCATTACGAAAAGATATATGTTGTGGCTTGGTCCTTGGGTGTTTGGGTGGCTTCTTTTATTTTTAATAGAAGTAGTTTAGCTATCTCCAAAGCTGTTGCAATCAATGGAACACCCCATCCTATCAATGCAAAGGAGGGTATTCGTCCTTCTGTTTTTGAAGGAACTTTAAAGGGATGGAATAAATCAAATAGAGAACTTTTTTTGATGCGTACCATTGGAGCGAAAAGCAAATATGAGGCCCATGCTACTATCTTTGGTAAAAGAACAATCGAAAATCAGAAAGAAGAACTGGCCTCACTTTACAAGCAAATCAACGTGCACAAAGACTTTGAATTCAAGTTCAATACTGCAATTATTGGAAATGATGATGCCATATTTACAGCCCAAAATCAAGTTAATTATTGGCAAAGTAAAACCTATTGTAAGTTTATGGATTTGCCTCACTATCCTTTTTTACAACTCCTAAGTTGGGATGTTATTTTACGTTTATAA
- a CDS encoding TonB-dependent receptor encodes MPIALHILAIMEIKDYDKKLFLITLLLINMQVFAQKCDVSGRIIDNTSHVPIAYANVALFSTKDSSFISGVMTDDSGKFLIQNIKTGTYQVKMSFIGYQSVIINDVFLQPGIRDLGETTLQMLSEKIDEVVIKSRKTAMSYKVDRKVIDAGSFPSADVAIDLLENVPSVQLDLDGNLTYRGDGTFKVYINGHPVANGVEKLRQLPVSRIDKVEIITNPSAKYDAEGSAGIIQVILKKSRLEGYTINSSVNLSTLGTHRWMFSTDKKTDKSGWYINAYWLDDVWSKYSEASVQHVMDETNSYLTNSHVDSKHGQKSSTIELGFNYDLSNKDFIDFSAYINPAATKQKNRSKGWVTEQMILVSGSSIDSTYYLNSLYNCDYQYVGGTLTYEHAFDKDRSHLLSAYVDYSANLIDLFERQYDEQIYKAFIEREGFVGSEHQETMIEGKFNYKMPLREEVMMETGAEINTDHIPRIASVSGTFDENNIITKYDNSPLNQEVDFIQDVYALYFLLKREGEKMAAQAGARMEFTDRRSDYSYDNGDGTRTYNRKRKRFNDFFPSAHITYNFTETNQLYLSYSKRIERPNYWKLVPLLQYQSAYVYYKGNGNVKPTYTDAWEVGWKKSWKKNFLSAELFTRKTDNVIQRYSKISEGNTLIESPENVGQSWSTGIEIMGGVDVFSWWNSNLSTSIYAYKLDVDFEDYKYTRKQLKADTRWNNTFMLPKSYTLKWDLKYNSPYKNAQTKRDAYFVSNLALKKEMKDGKWTATVVCSDIFSSEAYTVTQTGEHFVIKTDTDYQPYVSFKLAFVFDDQK; translated from the coding sequence ATGCCAATTGCATTACATATTTTAGCCATAATGGAGATAAAAGACTATGATAAAAAATTGTTTCTGATTACACTTCTTTTGATCAATATGCAAGTTTTTGCACAAAAATGCGATGTAAGTGGAAGAATCATTGACAACACTTCGCATGTTCCGATTGCCTACGCCAATGTAGCTCTTTTTTCGACCAAGGATTCGTCGTTCATAAGTGGGGTGATGACCGATGATAGTGGCAAATTTTTAATACAAAACATAAAGACTGGAACTTATCAGGTAAAAATGAGTTTTATTGGATATCAGTCTGTGATCATTAACGATGTTTTTCTACAACCCGGTATTCGCGACTTGGGTGAAACTACACTTCAGATGCTTTCTGAAAAAATTGATGAAGTAGTCATTAAAAGTAGGAAGACAGCTATGAGCTATAAAGTAGATCGAAAGGTGATTGATGCAGGAAGTTTTCCCAGTGCAGATGTTGCCATTGATTTATTGGAAAATGTGCCATCGGTTCAGTTGGATCTGGACGGGAACCTTACCTACCGAGGTGACGGAACTTTTAAGGTATACATCAATGGACATCCTGTGGCCAATGGTGTAGAGAAACTGCGTCAGTTACCTGTTTCACGTATTGATAAAGTTGAAATTATTACCAATCCTTCGGCTAAATATGATGCGGAAGGATCGGCTGGTATCATTCAGGTTATTCTGAAGAAATCTCGTTTAGAAGGTTATACCATTAACAGTAGTGTGAACCTATCAACATTGGGCACTCATCGTTGGATGTTCTCTACAGATAAAAAAACGGATAAAAGCGGGTGGTATATTAATGCTTACTGGTTAGACGACGTATGGAGTAAATATAGTGAGGCAAGTGTTCAGCATGTTATGGATGAGACAAATAGTTATTTGACCAATTCTCATGTCGACTCTAAACACGGACAAAAGAGTTCAACTATTGAACTTGGTTTTAATTACGATTTATCCAATAAAGATTTTATCGATTTTTCGGCTTATATCAATCCTGCTGCAACGAAACAAAAAAACAGATCGAAAGGTTGGGTTACTGAACAAATGATATTGGTAAGCGGATCATCCATTGATTCAACTTATTATCTTAATAGCCTGTATAATTGCGATTATCAATACGTGGGAGGTACGCTGACTTATGAGCATGCGTTTGATAAGGATCGTTCCCACCTGCTCTCGGCTTATGTTGATTACTCTGCTAACCTTATAGATTTGTTCGAGCGTCAGTACGACGAACAGATCTATAAGGCTTTTATAGAAAGGGAGGGATTTGTCGGTTCAGAACACCAAGAAACCATGATTGAAGGGAAGTTCAACTATAAAATGCCTTTGCGAGAGGAAGTGATGATGGAAACTGGTGCTGAGATAAATACCGATCATATTCCTCGGATTGCTTCGGTGAGTGGGACTTTTGACGAAAATAATATTATCACGAAATATGACAATTCCCCTCTTAACCAAGAGGTTGATTTCATTCAGGATGTATATGCACTTTATTTTTTGCTAAAGCGTGAAGGTGAAAAAATGGCAGCACAAGCAGGAGCCAGGATGGAGTTTACAGATCGCCGCTCAGATTATAGTTATGATAATGGAGATGGTACCCGTACTTACAATCGCAAACGTAAGCGCTTTAACGACTTTTTTCCTTCCGCTCATATTACCTATAATTTTACGGAAACAAATCAACTTTACCTCAGTTATTCAAAACGTATAGAACGGCCGAATTATTGGAAACTGGTACCGTTGTTACAATATCAGTCAGCTTATGTGTATTACAAAGGCAATGGAAACGTGAAGCCTACCTATACTGATGCATGGGAAGTTGGATGGAAAAAGTCATGGAAGAAGAATTTTCTTTCGGCAGAATTGTTTACTCGTAAAACCGACAATGTAATCCAACGCTATTCGAAAATTTCAGAAGGGAATACGTTGATTGAATCACCCGAAAATGTCGGGCAGTCGTGGAGTACTGGCATTGAGATAATGGGTGGAGTCGACGTTTTTTCATGGTGGAATAGCAACTTGAGTACCAGTATTTATGCCTATAAGCTGGATGTTGATTTTGAGGATTATAAGTACACTCGTAAACAGTTAAAAGCTGATACGCGTTGGAATAACACCTTTATGTTGCCCAAATCCTATACGCTGAAATGGGATCTTAAATATAATAGTCCTTATAAAAATGCCCAAACAAAACGAGATGCTTATTTTGTTTCTAACTTGGCTCTCAAAAAAGAAATGAAAGATGGTAAATGGACAGCTACGGTGGTTTGTTCAGATATATTTTCAAGCGAGGCATATACTGTAACGCAAACCGGGGAACACTTTGTAATCAAAACTGATACAGATTACCAGCCTTATGTGTCATTTAAACTTGCCTTTGTTTTTGACGATCAGAAATAA
- the bioA gene encoding adenosylmethionine--8-amino-7-oxononanoate transaminase, with product MMDSKQILAFDKAHVWHPYTSATSEEDCLLVEKAEGVFIELESGERLIDGMSSWWSVIHGYNHPALNRAITEQCSQMAHLMFGGLTHRPAVNLANALLEIVPKGLKYVFYSDSGSVAVEVALKMAMQYWQSQHKSGKNQFVTIKNGYHGDTWHAMSVCDPVTGMHHIFNNRLSVQHFLSSPKSVYGKAFDQSEMVPVSEFLQENHSHLAAFILEPIVQGAGGMRFYHPEYLKQLYLLCKQFNVLLIADEIATGFGRTGKLFACEHAEISPDIMCIGKALTGGYMSFAATLCSDEIAQTISKGEPGVFMHGPTFMGNPLACATALASIQLLKKNRYNTAHIEQQLKQGLSSLSNMEAVADVRCLGAIGVVEMKENVDMGAIQKECMRQGIWLRPFGKLVYTMPPFIISTDELSALILGIRNVIRKIYA from the coding sequence ATGATGGATAGTAAGCAGATTTTAGCGTTCGATAAAGCACACGTTTGGCATCCTTATACTTCTGCTACATCTGAAGAAGATTGTCTTTTGGTAGAAAAAGCTGAAGGTGTTTTTATAGAGTTGGAGAGTGGTGAACGGTTGATAGATGGAATGTCTAGCTGGTGGTCAGTCATACACGGATATAATCACCCAGCATTAAATAGAGCCATAACAGAGCAGTGTAGTCAAATGGCTCACCTTATGTTTGGAGGTCTAACACATCGTCCAGCAGTGAATCTGGCAAATGCTTTATTAGAGATCGTTCCTAAAGGTTTAAAATATGTTTTTTATTCCGACTCGGGTTCGGTAGCAGTTGAAGTGGCGTTGAAAATGGCGATGCAGTATTGGCAATCGCAACATAAGTCCGGGAAGAATCAGTTTGTGACCATTAAAAATGGTTATCACGGTGACACTTGGCACGCTATGTCGGTGTGTGATCCTGTTACCGGAATGCATCATATTTTTAACAATAGATTGTCTGTTCAACATTTTTTGTCTTCTCCTAAATCTGTTTATGGAAAAGCCTTTGATCAAAGCGAGATGGTTCCTGTAAGTGAATTTCTTCAAGAAAACCATTCGCACCTGGCTGCTTTCATACTGGAGCCTATCGTGCAGGGCGCTGGAGGAATGCGCTTTTATCATCCCGAATATTTGAAGCAATTGTATCTTTTGTGTAAGCAATTTAATGTGTTACTTATTGCTGATGAAATTGCAACAGGTTTTGGCCGAACAGGGAAGTTATTTGCTTGTGAACACGCTGAAATTAGTCCTGATATTATGTGTATTGGTAAAGCTTTGACCGGTGGCTATATGTCATTTGCTGCCACTTTGTGTAGCGATGAGATTGCTCAAACTATTTCAAAAGGTGAGCCGGGCGTTTTTATGCACGGTCCCACATTTATGGGAAACCCATTGGCTTGTGCTACTGCCTTGGCCAGCATTCAACTACTTAAAAAGAATAGATACAATACTGCTCATATTGAGCAACAATTAAAACAAGGACTTTCTTCTTTAAGTAATATGGAGGCTGTTGCTGATGTGCGATGTCTGGGGGCTATTGGTGTTGTTGAGATGAAAGAAAATGTTGATATGGGAGCTATACAAAAGGAATGTATGAGGCAAGGTATATGGTTACGGCCTTTTGGAAAATTGGTTTATACAATGCCTCCTTTTATTATTTCTACAGATGAGTTAAGTGCTTTGATACTAGGTATCCGAAATGTAATAAGAAAAATATACGCATAG
- a CDS encoding ABC transporter ATP-binding protein has product MIEVKNVNKSFHGKQILFDVSATFETGQTNLIIGQSGHGKTVLLKSIVGLHQIDSGQIVYDDEVFSEMPFSEQKLIRKKIGMLFQGSALFDSLTVEENVRFPLDMFSDKSLEEKSDRVNFCLNRVNLENVNHLYPSEISGGMQKRVAIARAIALNPQYLFCDEPNSGLDPKTAIVIDELIYEITKEYGITTIINTHDMNSVMAIGEKIIYIYQGRKLWEGNKNDILLAKEEKLNDFVFASELFKRIKENL; this is encoded by the coding sequence ATGATAGAGGTAAAAAATGTTAATAAATCCTTTCATGGAAAGCAAATTTTGTTCGATGTGTCTGCTACATTTGAAACAGGCCAAACAAATCTAATTATTGGACAAAGTGGACATGGAAAAACTGTTTTGCTTAAATCAATTGTTGGTCTGCACCAAATTGATTCGGGACAGATCGTATATGATGATGAAGTTTTTTCGGAAATGCCCTTTTCTGAGCAGAAGTTGATTAGAAAGAAAATAGGAATGTTGTTTCAAGGTTCAGCACTCTTCGACTCTTTAACTGTTGAAGAAAATGTGAGGTTCCCACTGGATATGTTCTCGGATAAATCATTGGAAGAAAAATCGGATAGGGTTAATTTCTGTCTCAATAGAGTGAATCTTGAAAATGTGAACCACCTTTATCCTTCGGAGATTAGTGGTGGTATGCAAAAACGAGTGGCTATTGCCAGAGCTATTGCCCTTAATCCCCAATATCTTTTTTGTGATGAACCGAATTCCGGACTAGATCCTAAAACAGCCATTGTTATTGATGAGCTTATCTATGAAATTACCAAAGAGTATGGAATAACAACCATTATAAATACACATGATATGAATTCCGTGATGGCTATTGGTGAAAAGATTATTTATATCTATCAGGGACGAAAGCTATGGGAAGGTAATAAAAATGATATTTTGTTGGCTAAGGAAGAGAAATTAAACGACTTTGTTTTTGCATCTGAACTTTTTAAGAGGATTAAAGAAAATTTGTAA
- the istA gene encoding IS21 family transposase: MDRGTVRKYLAMDEQTFMLWINKQHRLSKKLSGYYKYVKTLLESTPHLSAAQVEDRLKESFEDLPKVDSKTVYNFVKTIREKHAINKYKEVGSRQYQKLPEVAYGSEAQVDFGEITMQSGEGHRIKVYFFAMVLSRSRYKYVYCQRCPFTTQTAVYAHELAFNYFNGIPSKIIYDQDKVFIKGENLGDVLLTEGFRSFCQQYSFETIFCRKADPESKGKVENVVKYVKYNFLKGRTFQDQNTLQEDCLAWLKRTANAKLHGTTRKVPYEQWLIEQSHLEPYRDTPEKPLILLPGYKVRKDNTVAYKGNFYSLPIGTYKDADTTVLLDDKGNTLDLLSDVNTLVASHKIPLGKGVLVRNTDHCREKSKTLQQRYELLLNAFGNTPESQSYLADLENDKPRYFHDNIREILKAINNANDRVKTETLNFCIENKVFNGYRFAEVLAHLQNEEKQISEASKINISKVNVEPPKESIAPAQSSIEIYETLLR; encoded by the coding sequence ATAGATAGAGGCACTGTCCGTAAATATTTAGCAATGGATGAACAGACTTTTATGTTGTGGATAAATAAGCAGCATCGCCTGTCAAAAAAGCTCTCTGGTTATTATAAATATGTAAAAACACTTCTCGAAAGCACGCCTCACTTGTCAGCCGCCCAGGTAGAAGATCGTTTAAAAGAATCATTTGAAGATTTACCGAAAGTAGATAGCAAAACGGTCTATAACTTCGTAAAAACGATTCGGGAGAAGCATGCCATCAATAAGTACAAAGAAGTGGGTTCCCGTCAATATCAAAAGCTGCCTGAGGTAGCTTATGGTAGCGAGGCTCAGGTTGATTTTGGCGAGATTACTATGCAGAGTGGAGAAGGTCATCGTATCAAAGTGTATTTCTTCGCCATGGTACTTTCGCGTTCTCGCTACAAGTACGTTTATTGTCAACGCTGCCCTTTTACCACCCAAACTGCGGTATATGCTCACGAGTTAGCTTTTAATTACTTTAACGGTATACCAAGTAAGATCATTTACGATCAGGATAAAGTATTTATAAAGGGGGAAAATCTTGGTGATGTTTTATTAACAGAAGGATTTCGAAGTTTTTGCCAGCAATACTCTTTTGAAACTATTTTTTGCAGGAAAGCAGATCCTGAATCCAAGGGAAAGGTTGAGAATGTGGTGAAATATGTCAAATATAACTTCCTGAAAGGTCGTACATTTCAGGATCAAAACACCCTTCAGGAAGATTGCCTGGCATGGCTTAAACGTACAGCAAATGCCAAGCTTCACGGAACCACCAGGAAAGTCCCTTATGAACAATGGTTGATTGAACAATCACATCTGGAACCTTACCGCGACACCCCTGAAAAACCATTAATATTACTGCCTGGTTACAAGGTTCGAAAAGACAACACCGTTGCCTACAAGGGAAATTTTTACAGTTTACCAATAGGGACTTACAAAGATGCCGATACAACCGTGCTTCTTGATGACAAAGGGAATACCCTGGACTTGTTATCTGATGTAAATACGCTTGTTGCGTCTCATAAGATTCCGCTGGGAAAGGGTGTTTTGGTGCGCAACACGGATCACTGCCGCGAAAAATCAAAGACACTACAACAGAGATATGAACTTTTATTAAACGCTTTTGGCAATACACCAGAATCACAAAGCTATTTGGCTGACCTGGAAAATGACAAACCGCGTTATTTTCATGATAATATAAGGGAAATTTTAAAAGCTATAAACAATGCGAACGATCGGGTAAAAACAGAAACTTTAAACTTCTGCATCGAAAACAAAGTGTTTAATGGGTATCGATTTGCGGAGGTACTTGCCCATCTTCAAAACGAAGAAAAACAAATATCGGAGGCGAGTAAAATAAATATCAGTAAAGTGAATGTGGAACCCCCTAAGGAGTCGATTGCTCCTGCCCAAAGTAGTATCGAAATTTATGAAACATTATTGAGATAG
- the bioB gene encoding biotin synthase BioB, with translation MIELLKKKVLDGHLISSQEALQLSRTEHKRELYEAANEIRKHFCSNTFDLCSITNAKSGKCSEDCKWCSQSRHHHTNIEEYEMVDKDQALQEALDNAEQGVLRHSLVTSGRRVSNRTLDELIPVFKEIAKKSKMKLCASMGLINEEQMLRLKNEAQVEHYHCNIETAPSFFSKLMSTHTLEEKIETIKMAQKVGLKVCSGGIMGMGETMEQRIEMAFLLRDLGVKSIPINILQPIKGTALENVPPLKEEEVLTTIAVFRFIHPDAYLRFAGGRVQIKHYQDKALKAGVNAALTGDYLTSVGSNIQEDRVDFKNAGFEIS, from the coding sequence ATGATTGAACTTTTAAAGAAGAAGGTGTTAGATGGGCATTTGATCAGTTCGCAAGAGGCCTTGCAACTAAGTCGTACAGAGCACAAGAGAGAGCTATATGAAGCAGCCAATGAAATTCGAAAACACTTTTGTAGCAATACTTTTGACCTCTGTTCTATAACCAACGCAAAATCGGGGAAGTGTAGTGAGGACTGTAAATGGTGTTCACAGTCCAGGCACCATCATACCAATATTGAAGAATATGAGATGGTAGATAAAGATCAAGCCCTCCAAGAAGCGCTTGATAATGCAGAACAAGGGGTATTACGACATTCATTGGTAACTAGTGGTCGCCGAGTAAGCAATCGAACCCTTGATGAATTAATACCTGTTTTTAAGGAGATTGCTAAAAAAAGCAAGATGAAACTTTGTGCTTCGATGGGCTTGATTAATGAGGAACAAATGCTCCGTTTAAAGAATGAAGCTCAGGTGGAACACTATCATTGTAACATTGAAACAGCTCCTTCTTTTTTTTCCAAGCTGATGAGTACGCATACGCTTGAAGAAAAAATAGAGACCATCAAAATGGCGCAGAAAGTTGGCTTAAAGGTTTGCTCAGGTGGTATAATGGGGATGGGAGAAACAATGGAGCAACGTATTGAAATGGCGTTTTTACTTCGCGACCTAGGTGTTAAGTCCATTCCAATTAATATTTTACAGCCCATTAAAGGTACTGCTTTAGAAAATGTTCCGCCATTGAAAGAGGAGGAAGTGTTGACGACGATTGCGGTGTTTCGTTTTATCCATCCGGATGCTTATTTACGATTTGCCGGAGGACGAGTACAGATTAAACATTATCAGGATAAGGCTTTGAAAGCCGGTGTGAATGCGGCTCTCACGGGTGATTATCTTACATCAGTAGGTTCAAATATACAGGAGGATAGAGTTGATTTTAAAAACGCAGGATTTGAAATTTCATGA
- a CDS encoding aminotransferase class I/II-fold pyridoxal phosphate-dependent enzyme: MDRYIRELQLLKAKSNDRVLPTEETLGLYDLCSNDYLGINTHVKLREEFLEKYNENFEFSASSSRLLSKSLKQHLNLEQQIAHSYQMESALVFNSGYHANMGVLSALPGKKDLIVADKFIHASVIDGAKLSQADFIRYKHLDYIHLEQILKRYRSCYEHVFIISESVFSMDGDVADLIRLVDIKERYDCLLYIDEAHALGVRGARGLGCAEELACASEVDFIVGTMGKAMASVGAFVACKQIFKDFLINHSRAFIFSTALPPINMAWSSFVFEKMQDMTKEREDLKCLSVQFSDLLNTTSHSHIIPFIIGSNEDAISKSLQLKQHGYHVLPIRYPTVPQGRARLRFSLCAHMLIDDLKPLQQLLRSASDD, encoded by the coding sequence ATGGATAGATATATTAGAGAATTACAACTTTTAAAGGCGAAGAGTAATGATCGTGTTTTACCCACCGAGGAGACTCTTGGTTTGTACGATTTATGCTCCAATGATTATTTGGGGATTAATACCCATGTTAAACTTCGAGAAGAGTTTTTGGAAAAATACAATGAGAACTTTGAATTTAGTGCATCTTCATCTCGTTTGTTAAGTAAAAGTTTAAAACAGCATTTGAATTTGGAGCAGCAGATTGCCCATAGTTATCAAATGGAGTCTGCGTTGGTTTTTAACAGCGGATACCATGCTAATATGGGTGTTTTATCAGCCTTGCCTGGTAAGAAAGATTTAATTGTGGCAGATAAGTTTATCCACGCAAGTGTCATTGATGGAGCTAAACTGAGTCAGGCGGATTTTATACGTTACAAGCATTTAGATTATATTCATTTGGAGCAAATACTGAAGAGGTATCGAAGCTGTTACGAACATGTTTTTATTATTAGTGAAAGTGTTTTTAGCATGGATGGCGATGTAGCAGATTTGATTCGCTTAGTTGATATAAAAGAACGCTACGATTGTTTATTATATATTGACGAGGCTCATGCTTTGGGAGTTCGAGGTGCGAGGGGTTTAGGATGTGCAGAGGAGTTGGCTTGTGCTTCAGAAGTTGATTTTATCGTCGGTACCATGGGGAAAGCCATGGCATCGGTGGGTGCTTTTGTAGCTTGTAAGCAGATATTCAAAGATTTCCTCATAAACCATTCGCGAGCTTTTATTTTTAGCACTGCGCTACCTCCTATTAATATGGCCTGGAGTAGTTTTGTTTTTGAAAAAATGCAAGACATGACTAAAGAAAGGGAAGATCTCAAGTGTCTTTCTGTGCAGTTTTCTGATTTACTAAATACGACATCGCACTCCCATATTATTCCCTTTATAATAGGTTCTAATGAAGACGCCATTAGTAAGTCACTCCAATTAAAACAGCATGGATATCATGTACTGCCAATTCGTTACCCTACAGTACCCCAAGGTAGGGCACGTTTACGTTTTTCATTGTGTGCTCATATGTTGATTGACGATTTAAAACCTTTACAACAACTATTAAGATCAGCCAGTGATGACTAA
- the istB gene encoding IS21-like element helper ATPase IstB: MKQIEQIKQYAELLRLTQTKKSPEEILHQAQIDKLSYTEFTLELLKKEVLHRQNTDLERRLKLARLPKKHQLDNYDFNVANGITKPQLKQLRELMWLEQNYNLVLMGPSGTGKTYIAAGLVHDAVVAGYKSYFITMEELVTILKMKEMTSSALNAYNRLTKAHLIAIDDIMLFPIKKHEAVAFFNLVNHLHEQTSVIITTNKSPKQWAETLEDEVLATALLDRLLYRCEVLKLEGKSYRIENRKTIFSHEH; this comes from the coding sequence ATGAAGCAAATAGAACAAATCAAGCAGTATGCCGAATTGTTGCGGCTTACCCAGACAAAGAAGTCCCCAGAAGAAATCTTGCATCAGGCGCAAATAGATAAGCTTTCATATACGGAATTCACCCTGGAGTTATTGAAAAAAGAAGTCCTTCACAGGCAAAATACCGATCTGGAGCGAAGACTCAAACTAGCCAGATTACCGAAGAAACATCAGCTGGATAACTACGATTTTAATGTTGCCAACGGTATTACAAAACCCCAACTAAAACAACTGCGTGAGTTGATGTGGCTGGAACAAAACTACAATCTGGTTTTAATGGGACCATCCGGAACCGGTAAAACCTATATTGCGGCGGGCCTTGTGCATGATGCTGTAGTTGCCGGGTACAAATCTTATTTCATCACAATGGAAGAACTTGTTACCATATTAAAAATGAAAGAAATGACATCTTCTGCTTTAAATGCTTACAACCGACTGACAAAAGCTCATTTAATTGCGATTGATGATATAATGCTTTTTCCTATTAAGAAACATGAAGCTGTGGCATTTTTCAACCTTGTAAATCACCTACATGAACAGACCTCTGTGATTATTACAACAAATAAATCGCCTAAACAATGGGCTGAAACCCTCGAGGATGAAGTCCTGGCCACGGCACTGTTAGATCGCTTGCTTTATCGATGTGAAGTCTTGAAATTGGAAGGGAAAAGCTATCGGATAGAAAACAGAAAAACAATCTTTTCTCATGAACACTAA
- a CDS encoding serine hydrolase domain-containing protein, whose translation MNKKTTRRIIRVLLFLGTIISLYFVPWPIVQAWILPLPSTVQDQVDKASDYGFDGIIVCVNKKGNQCVFYTSGYKDRANKTPSEPDALFKIASVSKLYIAVAVAKLVSEGKLSLDSTLAGYLPELKGRIEYANKITLRMLVKHRSGIPNYTDTYMYWVAPKETAEENLDLVLDLPANFKPDEDEEYSNTNYLLLDRVINQTLGYGTFQYIQEEILSPLNLQHTFGSINDVNLDDVMSGYYVGYDFDLKGNNVSSVLASAEDLSIFIRALNDGSVFRDKNEQEIYASIYKYGHTGLIPGYQTIAKYHPDIDAVVIQFTNTVNFDGYNWNMSEVMYNRIVKLLRKSN comes from the coding sequence ATGAATAAAAAAACAACAAGGCGAATAATTAGGGTTTTATTGTTTTTGGGTACCATAATATCTTTATATTTTGTACCATGGCCGATTGTTCAAGCCTGGATTTTACCACTTCCAAGCACCGTTCAAGATCAGGTTGATAAAGCCTCGGATTACGGATTTGATGGTATCATTGTATGTGTAAATAAAAAGGGGAATCAATGTGTATTTTATACTTCAGGTTACAAGGATAGGGCAAACAAAACTCCATCTGAACCTGATGCATTGTTTAAGATTGCCAGTGTAAGCAAATTGTATATAGCAGTAGCTGTCGCCAAATTAGTCTCAGAGGGAAAGTTGTCATTGGATAGCACACTAGCAGGATATTTGCCCGAATTGAAGGGAAGGATAGAATATGCCAATAAAATTACATTGCGTATGTTAGTTAAACATAGGAGTGGTATTCCTAATTATACAGACACATATATGTATTGGGTTGCGCCGAAAGAGACGGCAGAAGAAAATCTTGACTTGGTTTTGGACTTACCTGCCAACTTTAAACCCGATGAAGATGAAGAATATTCTAATACCAATTATTTGTTACTTGATAGAGTCATCAACCAAACTCTTGGATATGGTACGTTCCAATACATTCAAGAGGAGATACTAAGCCCATTGAATCTACAGCATACTTTTGGCTCTATAAATGATGTTAATTTAGATGATGTGATGAGTGGTTATTATGTGGGTTATGATTTTGATTTAAAAGGGAATAATGTAAGTTCTGTATTAGCGAGTGCAGAGGATTTGAGTATATTTATTAGAGCGTTAAACGACGGTTCGGTATTTAGAGATAAAAATGAACAAGAAATATACGCATCCATTTATAAGTATGGACATACTGGCTTGATACCCGGATACCAAACAATCGCTAAATACCATCCGGATATTGATGCGGTTGTAATACAATTTACAAACACAGTAAATTTTGATGGATATAATTGGAATATGTCAGAAGTAATGTATAATCGTATCGTTAAATTACTAAGGAAGTCAAATTAA